Proteins from one Plasmodium gaboni strain SY75 chromosome 4, whole genome shotgun sequence genomic window:
- a CDS encoding sexual stage-specific protein precursor: MNIRKFIPSLALMLIFFAFANLVLSDASDKTKKPAGKGSPSNLPTPGSSSGSSLHASGPSQGGLSQGGLSSKDSAEKMPLETQLALEEIKSLSSMLDKKTTVNRNLIISTAVTNMIMLMILSGVVGFKVKKSKNSDDDKGDKDKDKDKDNSDEGDDSDDS; the protein is encoded by the coding sequence ATGAATATTCGAAAGTTCATACCATCTTTAGCTTTAATGCTTATATTCTTTGCTTTTGCGAATCTGGTATTATCAGACGCAAGTGACAAAACAAAAAAGCCCGCTGGAAAAGGATCCCCTTCAAATTTGCCAACCCCAGGAAGTTCTTCAGGTTCCTCCCTTCATGCTTCTGGACCTAGCCAAGGTGGACTATCTCAAGGAGGTCTTTCTTCAAAAGATTCTGCTGAAAAAATGCCTTTAGAAACTCAGCTAGCTTTAGAAGAAATCAAGAGCTTGTCCTCTATGCTAGATAAAAAAACGACAGTCAACAGAAACTTAATCATAAGTACTGCTGTCACAAACATGATAATGTTGATGATATTATCTGGTGTAGTTGGATTTAAAGTTAAAAAATCGAAGAATTCAGATGACGATAAAGGAGATAAGGACAAGGATAAGGATAAAGATAATTCAGATGAAGGAGATGATTCTGATGATTcttaa
- a CDS encoding hypothetical protein (conserved Plasmodium protein, unknown function), with product MDEHKYILENFEKNDICKEEKKEDPNASLGCPKKEKEENSLVDDKINNEKSNLNNIIKTIDVKNDKELKDITLQRINHNIVTTNKDHLINEEKKNVGENINDNKNKPIDDNDNNNNNILNDNNNNNNNNNTLNEHNKTNGDIKNNKFNNVFINPCNVYPYMNAVNRTNRIYKYVEKMIRQKKHFMIKYKNYYIHYIEKDMDLKEIKKKYEQNYQFTKTYICIDELLKIKKDTILFVKKNIELNYRNTNLLENNKMIEPNNNLNCKDKENINSVDIRNINKNDDNNYLDMYDINMKEMNSNLGFNYIYYYMNSNDIFSKNIYKIYIMPSEENYKHYMNNDMDEQTCIYNTCINNVDPKNNYNNMNNINMYRPNNTYNNDNMYRSNNTYNNDNLFSSRFDETTKIISKHSIIKGNKKITHGSFKNVRIINMKRNNTSHVTCKNYMRKGKNYYERKKIKNMNLKYNILKINRYILFCNNIYKNAKIKYIHQNVVDKILSNSNIVDHNKINAFIRTEQNSNNNNNNNSNNIKENDNHNSNNNIEKDNHYSNNNIEKDNHNSNNNIEKDNHNSNNIKENKKNIFFINKTYKRFIDNYKNISFKFKNLMKKHFDAKYDYIFKKLSYYITLKKEIDLYKMDMYDMNILEILNKNLDIHKKENKLIQNLNSTINHEEIEKIKRQLFLLEYSKIQSRVDKSLYELDKNKYIFLNQQKKKKTTKKKTKSKTIQNDNISKLEILINESIKIEQHIDVEKNINTKKCTHYEIDNSKFIYSKIELMRNHLEILKCRISIEQIEIEMEKKKIKQEILFMDRQKEIRKQESIFIEEEKNKIKEEKISIEEEKNKIKEEKLSIEEKNKIKEEKVSIENEKNKIKEEKVSIENEKNKIKEQNISIEEEKKKFLHNKEALTYEIKKSILIDNLSVEDKEKFLNIKNEKIKLDKEKMNIKEEREKIEKDKIDMQNEKESFFKEKKAYELKKEQLELDMIIVDIQKKMIKENFEKIENEKRDFRIDILKPIERLNRGINYLYYKKALKIYNKYGKKENMKYNIYRNKHKHTEECSNSNMYDGLFSKCHFNVDKSNKEDHSKQVITNKFEREYMEKQRKEMEQLSQKINKDIIKLMDDKADIKLNQEENERDKKIIKTLREDVNKDRIKLKTDILQLGKEKDKNDIQKNKIDMEKKNIEEEKNKIEEEKNKIEEEKNKIEEEKNKIDVEKNKINVEKNKVDVEKNKINVEKNKINVEKKNIEAEKIIIYMERKKIEEEKNITYVQKKTIATHKKNVENQIYKFRRYETYIGYLRVRTHNDKKELDIKIKAFEKKIQQFEFEKKLLCISKKNLDNVKSTFSDNTKKFFEEKSLFEIEQIKVEKEKNNLINEKKQICMDKAKLEIQKKELSLEKSNFEKKKNKIINEKLTLKNEKVILSQEIIKLENRMNKIAHDKYEGTLFNEHQKSDDMKKQKIKMDGLKDANTKNKHTKNENIKNENIKNENIKNENIKNEDIKNENIKNENIKNEYIKNEYIKNEDIKNDKVKSQSDNINICSNKNSKEYNISKDKNSNYDYKERKKINIISQSNDDINNSTGMHMHDNCTFFKNKKKKVQEEKKNISKGENINEIIKINEIININESININKNININESININKNININKNIQNNINTNTNNNNNNNNNINAIRNLNINIIADHLTCPNNKLNHEKRSTLKNKGDENYEASKERIEKEGNYDNKIERNNDIEEIRKSINEEEVDIIRVKNYSDYEDITNFDNMDDSDDDNIIYNDIDLHTIIRTDIDIRPNIKDTRNIFFPMDIKKIYGSLYKVKKKKKKKYFKVGHNINNKYQNNKILFNNNLHNLIILFYEFYFYNQMDNFKVDINFYQVHNSLICVVDELFNLHNLQEEKYLSKKENINICDNKEIIKEEKINKEEKMKKEEKINEAEKMKKTEKMKKKEKMKKTEKMKEAEKMKEAEKMKEAEKIKEAEKIKEAEKIKEAEKINETEKTNEQEKDNEETKKREQEDEPFVLDYKYLNGDKNLLYLSFNNMIMKYRSVEINLHFYNEKGECMTPEMISSLTTQSDITNMLNDHTQIYQISNVNTVEKNQINDNKKNVETDHKDAATTNEQRNNELSTNENKNDIISGTNNNDINNDNNKKKNMLPTLKKNKDNEKIKTNDMINNQCEHEEEQKNDNNKKKKKKKSPSPNKKCSPNQLKENDNEKTSPEKKDMDYIKEDRKYCYKILYEEQPYKALLIKSNLGINSSEEIENDQKKKQDQISDNLEELKEEKIKKPIQHIQNVEHIDEVEKYQTGEYLKDSSDMIKNNTANEIEMNNIAQSINNNKNNNNNNNYNYNYNNNYNNNYNNNYNYNNYKFNKSINKKEFEKKRNDIKKGDKIEERKDIKREVIIRTPYNENTIYDLFEQQKPLNIPKEILNITSLLPSPFLTTYNIKPIGQVKFNYGYNNTKQGLYNYCYSYLLRIHEGFDVFPVEGFKFRSIIIDGANVCAKIINEKSYNFFDKNLTTVYDCSLLNEVYLYFKKKNVQDIVIVLNSLTKKGNEYFLRNKKLFNYSCLENLIKMNVILISNEKYYQCEKRGVVKQRTYDDVVILQLAAHKNGCVISNDNYNDLKHDEYYKDIKHVISYYVVKHGYDKNKGFHLDVTKRPLKYVLNALFQKV from the exons atggatgaacataaatatattttagaaaattttgaaaaaaatgatatatgtaaggaagaaaagaaagaaGACCCAAATGCATCATTAGGATGCccaaaaaaagaaaaagagGAAAACAGTTTAGTagatgataaaataaataatgaaaaaagcaatcttaataatataataaaaacaatagATGTAAAAAATGACAAGGAATTAAAGGATATTACACTCCAAAGAATTAATCACAATATTGTGACAACCAATAAGgatcatttaataaatgaagagaaaaaaaatgtaggtgaaaatataaatgataataaaaataaacctatagatgataatgataataataataataatatattgaatgataataataataataataataataataatactttGAATGAACATAACAAAACAAATGGAGATATTAAAAACAACAAATTTaataatgtttttataaatcCTTGCAATGTTTATCCTTATATGAATGCTGTAAATAGAACAAATAGAATTTATAAGTATGTAGAAAAAATGATACgacaaaaaaaacattttatgattaaatataaaaattattatattcattatatagaaaaagatatggatttaaaagaaataaaaaaaaaatatgaacagAATTATCAGTTCACCAAGacatatatttgtattgatgaattattaaaaattaaaaaggatacaatattatttgttaagaaaaatatagaatTAAATTATAGAAATACAAATTTGcttgaaaataataaaatgattGAACCAAACAACAATCTAAATTGTAAggataaagaaaatataaattctgtagatataagaaatataaataaaaacgatgataataattatttagatatgtatgatataaatatgaaagaAATGAATTCCAACTTAGGTttcaattatatatattattatatgaatagtaatgatatttttagtaaaaatatctataaaatatatataatgccaagtgaagaaaattataaacattatatgaataatgaTATGGATGAACAGAcgtgtatatataatacatgtattaataatgtGGACCctaaaaataattataataatatgaataatataaatatgtatagaccaaataatacatataataatgataatatgtatagatcaaataatacatataataatgataatttgTTTTCTTCTCGTTTTGATGAGACTACTAAGATAATATCAAAGCATTCCATCataaaaggaaataaaaaaattacacacggttcttttaaaaatgtaagaataataaatatgaaacGTAACAATACATCACATGTTACATGTAAGAACTACATGAGGAAGGgtaaaaattattatgaaagaaaaaagataaaaaatatgaatttaaaatataacatacttaaaataaatcggtatatccttttttgtaacaatatttataaaaatgcaaaaataaaatatatacatcaAAATGTGGttgataaaatattatcaaatagtaatatagtggatcataataaaataaatgcATTTATAAGAACAGAACAAAATAgcaacaacaataataataataatagtaataatattaaagagaatgataatcataatagtaataataatatagagAAAGATAATCAttatagtaataataatatagagaaagataatcataatagtaataataatatagagaaagataatcataatagtaataatattaaagagaataaaaaaaatatattttttatcaacAAAACTTATAAACGTTTTAtagataattataaaaatatatcttttaagtttaaaaatttaatgaaaaaacattttgatgctaaatatgattatatatttaagaaattatcttattatattacattaaaaaaagagatagatttatataaaatggATATGTATGATATGAATATTCTAGAGATATTAAATAAGAATCTAGATATACAtaagaaagaaaataaaCTAATTCAAAATCTAAATTCTACAATTAATCATGaagaaatagaaaaaataaaaagacAACTTTTTCTTTTAGAATATTCAAAAATTCAAAGTAGAGTAGATAAATCATTATATGAATTGgacaaaaataaatatatatttttaaatcaacaaaaaaaaaaaaaaacaacaaaaaaaaaaacaaaatcAAAAACAAtacaaaatgataatatttcaaaattggaaatattaataaatgaGTCAATAAAAATTGAACAACACATAGATGTcgaaaaaaatataaacacaaaaaaatgCACTCATTATGAAATAGACAATTCAaagtttatatattcaaaaattGAACTCATGAGGAATCATCTAGAAATATTGAAATGTAGAATAAGCATCGAACAAATAGAAATTGAAAtggagaaaaaaaaaattaagcaagaaattttatttatggATCGACAGAAAGAAATAAGGAAACAGGAAAGTATATTTATTGAGgaggaaaaaaataaaattaaagaGGAAAAAATATCTATTGAGGAGgagaaaaataaaattaaagaGGAAAAATTATCTATTGAGgagaaaaataaaattaaagaGGAAAAAGTATCTATTGagaatgaaaaaaataaaattaaagaGGAAAAAGTATCTATTGagaatgaaaaaaataaaattaaagaacaaaatatatctattgaggaggagaaaaaaaaattcttaCATAACAAAGAAGCTCTGACttatgaaataaaaaaaagcaTATTAATTGATAACTTATCTGTAGAAGATAAGGAAAAGTTTCTAAACATTaagaatgaaaaaataaaattagacaaagaaaaaatgaatattaaagaagaaagagaaaaaatagaaaaggataaaatagatatgcaaaatgaaaaagaatCCTTTTTTAAAGAGAAAAAAGCATATGAActaaaaaaagaacaatTAGAATTAGATATGATAATAGTAGATATACAAAAGAAGAtgataaaagaaaattttgaaaaaattgaaaatgaaaaaagaGATTTTAGAATCGACATATTAAAACCTATAGAAAGATTAAATAGAGgtataaattatttatattataaaaaggcactaaaaatatacaataaatatggaaaaaaagaaaatatgaaatataatatatatagaaacAAACATAAGCATACAGAGGAATGTAGCAATTCCAATATGTATGATGgtttattttcaaaatgTCATTTCAATGTAGATAAATCTAATAAAGAAGACCATTCGAAACAGGTGATAACTAATAAATTTGAAAGAGAATATATGGAAAAACAAAGAAAAGAAATGGAACAGTTAAGtcaaaaaattaacaaagatataattaaattaatgGATGATAAGGCAGATATTAAATTGAATcaagaagaaaatgaaagagataaaaaaataattaagACACTTAGAGAAGACGTAAACAAAGATAGAATCAAATTAAAAACTGATATATTGCAGCTaggaaaagaaaaagataaaaatgatatacaaaaaaataaaatagatatggaaaagaaaaatatagaagaagaaaaaaataaaatagaagaagaaaaaaataaaatagaagaagaaaaaaataaaatagaagaagaaaaaaataaaatagatgtagaaaaaaataaaataaatgtagaaaaaaataaagtagatgtagaaaaaaataaaataaatgtagaaaaaaataaaataaatgtagaaaaaaaaaatatagaagcagaaaaaattataatttatatggaaaggaaaaaaatcgaagaagaaaaaaatataacttATGTTCAAAAGAAAACTATTGCTACACATAAAAAGAATGTAGaaaatcaaatatataagttTCGAAGATATGAAACATATATAGGTTATTTAAGAGTGCGAACacataatgataaaaaagaattagatataaaaataaaagcatttgaaaaaaaaattcaacAGTTCGAATTtgaaaagaaattattatgtataagtaaaaaaaatctaGATAATGTTAAAAGTACTTTTTCTGAtaacacaaaaaaattttttgaaGAAAAATCTTTATTTGAGATTGAACAAATAAAAGTcgaaaaagaaaaaaataatttaataaatgagaaaaaacaaatatgTATGGATAAAGCTAAATTagaaatacaaaaaaaagaattgTCATTAGAAAAATCgaattttgaaaaaaagaaaaataaaataataaatgaaaagttaactttaaaaaatgaaaaagtaatattatctcaggaaataataaaattagaaaataGGATGAATAAAATTGCCCATGATAAGTATGAAGGTACTTTATTTAATGAGCACCAGAAAAGTGACGACATGAAAAAGCAAAAAATCAAAATGGATGGTTTAAAAGATGcaaatacaaaaaataaacatacaaaaaatgaaaatataaaaaatgaaaatataaaaaatgaaaatataaaaaatgaaaatataaaaaatgaagatataaaaaatgaaaatataaaaaatgaaaatataaaaaatgaatatataaaaaatgaatatataaaaaatgaagatataaaaaatgataagGTAAAAAGCCAAagtgataatataaacatatgttcaaataaaaattccaaagaatataatatctCAAAGGATAAGAATTCAAATTATGATTATAAagagagaaaaaaaataaatataataagtCAAAGTAATGACgatataaataatagtaCAGGTATGCACATGCACGATAACTgtactttttttaaaaataaaaaaaaaaaagtacaagaagaaaaaaaaaatatttcaaaaggagaaaatataaatgaaattataaaaataaatgaaataataaatataaatgaaagtataaatataaataaaaatataaatataaatgaaagtataaatataaataaaaatataaatataaataaaaatatacagaataatataaatacaaatacaaataacaataacaataacaataacaatattaatGCAATTAGAAACTTaaatatcaatattatcGCTGACCATCTTACATGCCCcaataataaattaaatcATGAAAAAAGGAGTACactaaaaaataaaggGGATGAAAATTATGAAGCATCAAAGGAAAGAATAGAAAAAGAAGgaaattatgataataaaatagaaagaaataatgatatagaagaaataagaaaaagtataaatgaagaagaagttgatattataagagtaaaaaattatagtgattatgaagatataactaattttgataatatggatgattcagatgatgataatataatttataatgatattgATTTGCATACCATTATAAGGACAGATATAGATATACGTCCGAATATAAAAGATACaaggaatatattttttcctatggatattaaaaaaatatatggaagcttatataaagtaaaaaaaaaaaaaaaaaaaaaatatttcaaagtaggacataatataaataataaatatcaaaataataaaattctttttaataacaaTTTACATaatcttattattttattttatgaattttatttttataatcaaatggataattttaaagtagatataaatttttatcaaGTGCATAATAGTTTAATTTGCGTTGTAGATGAACTTTTTAATTTGCATAATTTacaagaagaaaaatatttatcaaagaaagaaaatataaatatttgcgacaataaagaaattattaaagaggaaaaaattaacaaagaggaaaaaatgaaaaaagaggaaaaaattaacgaagcggaaaaaatgaaaaaaactgaaaaaatgaaaaaaaaggaaaaaatgaaaaaaacggaaaaaatgaaggaagcagaaaaaatgaaggaggcagaaaaaatgaaggaggcagaaaaaataaaggaagcagaaaaaataaaggaagcagaaaaaataaaggaggcagaaaaaataaacgaaacagaaaaaacaaatgaGCAGGAGAAAGATAATGAAGAAACGAAGAAGAGAGAACAGGAGGATGAACCATTTGTTTTGGActataaatatttgaacggagataaaaatttattatatttaagttttaataatatgataatgaaatataGATCCGTTGAAATaaatttacatttttataatgaaaaagGTGAATGCATGACTCCCGAAATGATCTCATCCTTAACTACTCAATCGGATATTACTAACATGTTAAATGACCATACACAAATTTATCAAATTAGTAATGTGAATACAGTTGAAAAAAATCAGATTAATgacaataaaaaaaatgtagaAACGGATCATAAAGATGCTGCTACTACAAATGAGCAAAGAAACAATGAGCTCTCGACgaatgaaaataaaaatgacATTATTAGTGGcacaaataataatgacattaataatgataataataaaaaaaaaaacatgCTGCCtactttaaaaaaaaacaaagataatgaaaaaataaaaacaaatgatATGATCAACAACCAATGTGAACATGAagaagaacaaaaaaatgataataataaaaagaaaaagaaaaagaaaagcCCATCTccaaataaaaaatgttctCCTAATcaattaaaagaaaatgataatgaGAAAACATCTCctgaaaaaaaagatatgGATTATATTAAAGAAGATAGAAAATATTGCTATAAGATATTGTATGAAGAACAACCATACAAAGCTTTGCTTATAAAAAGTAATTTGGGCATAAATTCTTCGGAAGAAATAGAAAATGACCAAAAAAAGAAGCAAGACCAAATATCAGATAATTTAGAAgaattaaaagaagaaaaaataaaaaaaccTATACAACATATACAAAACGTAGAACATATAGATGAAGTAGAGAAATATCAAACTGGagaatatttaaaagattcatcagatatgataaaaaataatactGCTAATGAGATagaaatgaataatattgCTCAAtcaattaataataataaaaataataacaataataataattataattataattataataataattataataataattataataataattataattataataattataaatttaacAAATCAATTAACAAAAAGgaatttgaaaaaaaaagaaatgatATCAAAAAAGGAGATAAAATAGAAGAAAgaaaagatataaaaagagaagtaataataagaacaccctataatgaaaatacaatatatgatttatttgAACAACAAAAACCTTTAAATATTCCAAAAGAAATATTGAATATAACATCTTTATTACCATCTCCTTTTTTAACAacttataatataaaaccTATAGGTCAAgttaaatttaattatgGATATAATAACACCAAACAAGgattatataattattgttattcatatttattaagGATACATGAAGGTTTTGATGTTTTCCCTGTTGAAGGTTTTAAATTTAGatctattattattgaCGGAGCAAATGTTTGTGCAAAAATTATTAACGAAAAAagttataatttttttgataaaaatttaacAACAGTATATGACTGCtctttattaaatgaagtctatttatattttaagaaaaaaaatgtgCAAGACATTGTTATAGTTCTTAATTCTCTTACAAAAAAAGGAAATGAATATTTTCTCAGAAATAAAAAACTATTTAATTATTCATGTCTGgaaaatttaattaaaatgaaTGTTATACTTATTAgtaatgaaaaatattatcaatgCGAAAAACGGGGGGTTGTTAAACAGCGTACTTATGACGATGTAGTGATATTACAGCTAGCTGCCCATAAAA ATGGATGTGTTATATCcaatgataattataatgacCTCAAACACGACGAATATTACAAGGATATAAAACATGTCATTTCTTATTATGTCGTGAAACATGGTTAcgataaaaataaaggatTCCATTTAGACGTCACAAAAAGAcctttaaaatatgtattaaatgCTTTATTTCAAAAGGTTTAA
- a CDS encoding hypothetical protein (conserved Plasmodium protein, unknown function), whose amino-acid sequence MYRNVKYYFLSNWKRTYRHYSRKQNINNLNNKIKDPYSDLYKSSMYGNNFKILPNKKTKSKEYEIIKTSNNTYS is encoded by the coding sequence atGTATAGaaatgtaaaatattaCTTTTTAAGCAACTGGAAAAGAACATATCGTCATTATTCaagaaaacaaaatataaataatcttaataataaaataaaagatcCTTATAgtgatttatataaatctaGTATGTATGgtaataattttaaaatattaccaaataagaaaacaaaatctaaagaatatgaaataattaaaacatcaaataatacatattc
- a CDS encoding cytosolic glyoxalase II, translating into MKGELNIKAIHAPCHTKGHILYYVYKTDEAKQEDHEYKPILFTGDTLFIAGCGRFFEGSARDMFRNIEKVKNMRKETLIYCGHEYTLNNLRFALSIENDNEYMKNKLNEVTEKLKNKEHSVPSTIEDENLINPFFRTHCYIDKFNMNDEIKILDKLRQLKNNF; encoded by the exons atgaag ggaGAATTGAACATAAAAGCTATTCATGCACCTTGTCACACCAAGGGAcacattttatattatgtatataaaacTGATGAAGCAAAACAAGAAGATCATGAATACAAACCAATATTATTTACTGGGGatacattatttatagCTGGTTGTGGAAGATTTTTTGAAGGAAGTGCAAGGGATATGTTTAGAAATATTgaaaaagtaaaaaatatgagaaaagaaacattaatatattgCGGACATGAGTATACTCTTAATAATTTAAG ATTCGCATTGAGCATCGAAAATGACAAtgaatatatgaaaaataaacTGAATGAAGTTACAGAAAAacttaaaaataaagaacaTTCTGTACCTTCAACAATTGAAGACGAAAATTTAATCAATCCATTTTTTAGAACGCATTGTTATATTGATAAGtttaatatgaatgatgaaataaaaatattagataaattaagacaattaaaaaataatttttaa